From the genome of Pukyongia salina, one region includes:
- the nrfD gene encoding NrfD/PsrC family molybdoenzyme membrane anchor subunit — MASHYEAPIRKPLVTGNKSYHDVTVDVAAPVEGKANRSWWIVFGIALAAFLWGIGCIIYTISTGIGVWGLNPTVNWAWDITNFVWWVGIGHAGTLISAVLLLFRQKWRMAINRSAEAMTIFSVIQAGLFPIIHMGRPWLAYWVLPIPNQFGSLWVNFNSPLLWDVFAISTYLSVSLVFWWTGLLPDFAMIRDRAITPFTKRVYSILSFGWSGRAKDWQRFEEVSLVLAGLATPLVLSVHTIVSFDFATSVIPGWHTTIFPPYFVAGAIFSGFAMVQTLLIIMRKVSNLEDYITIQHIELMNIVIMITGSIVGVAYITELFIAWYSGVEYEQYAFLNRATGPYWWAYWAMMTCNVFSPQFMWFKKLRTSIMFSFFISIVVNIGMWFERFVIIVTSLHRDYLPSSWTMFSPTFVDIGIFIGTIGFFFVLFLLYARTFPVIAQAEVKSILKGSGDRYKRLRAEHGDDVKHYGEVPGATATVKTPSTVPDSPMAEDNSEKINSLLESIGTFDPNTQSADDLKRISGVGPVMEQKLHQLGIYTFDQVSRMTDREYDLLDSIIDEFPGRAKRDDWAGQATKLKNNS, encoded by the coding sequence ATGGCGTCGCATTACGAAGCACCTATTAGAAAACCCTTAGTTACGGGAAATAAATCCTACCACGATGTTACCGTGGATGTAGCCGCTCCGGTAGAAGGAAAGGCCAACAGATCCTGGTGGATTGTATTCGGAATAGCATTAGCTGCATTCCTTTGGGGTATTGGCTGTATTATCTATACCATTTCCACCGGAATTGGTGTATGGGGTCTAAACCCAACAGTTAACTGGGCCTGGGATATAACAAATTTCGTTTGGTGGGTAGGTATTGGTCACGCAGGAACCCTGATTTCTGCGGTACTTCTACTTTTCCGTCAGAAATGGAGAATGGCGATCAACCGCTCTGCCGAGGCGATGACGATCTTTTCGGTTATTCAGGCAGGTTTGTTCCCTATCATTCACATGGGACGTCCCTGGCTGGCGTATTGGGTACTACCTATTCCCAACCAATTTGGTTCGCTGTGGGTAAATTTCAACTCACCACTGCTTTGGGATGTATTTGCAATATCAACCTATCTTTCGGTTTCTCTGGTTTTCTGGTGGACGGGGCTATTGCCGGATTTCGCTATGATACGAGACCGTGCCATCACACCATTTACAAAAAGGGTGTACAGTATCCTTTCTTTTGGATGGAGTGGACGTGCAAAAGACTGGCAACGATTTGAAGAAGTATCATTGGTACTTGCCGGATTGGCAACTCCTCTTGTACTTTCGGTTCATACAATCGTATCTTTCGACTTCGCCACTTCTGTGATTCCGGGATGGCACACTACCATCTTCCCGCCTTACTTTGTTGCGGGAGCGATCTTCTCTGGTTTTGCGATGGTACAGACGCTTCTTATCATCATGAGAAAAGTGTCTAATCTGGAAGACTATATTACCATTCAGCATATAGAACTTATGAACATTGTGATCATGATCACAGGTTCAATTGTTGGGGTAGCCTATATTACCGAGCTGTTTATCGCATGGTATTCGGGAGTGGAATACGAACAATATGCTTTCCTCAACCGTGCTACCGGACCATACTGGTGGGCGTACTGGGCCATGATGACATGTAATGTGTTCAGCCCGCAGTTTATGTGGTTCAAGAAATTACGAACTAGTATTATGTTCTCCTTCTTTATATCGATCGTTGTGAACATAGGTATGTGGTTTGAGCGTTTTGTGATCATTGTAACTTCGTTACACCGTGATTACCTTCCTTCATCCTGGACCATGTTCTCCCCAACATTTGTGGACATAGGGATCTTTATCGGAACCATTGGATTCTTCTTTGTTTTGTTCCTACTTTACGCAAGAACTTTCCCGGTTATCGCTCAGGCGGAGGTAAAATCTATACTGAAGGGATCCGGAGACCGGTATAAGAGATTAAGAGCAGAACATGGAGACGATGTAAAGCATTACGGTGAGGTACCTGGAGCTACTGCAACTGTAAAAACTCCGTCAACAGTTCCGGACAGTCCTATGGCCGAGGACAATTCAGAAAAAATAAATAGCCTGCTAGAGAGTATTGGAACTTTCGATCCAAATACACAATCTGCAGACGATCTTAAACGAATTAGTGGTGTAGGTCCGGTAATGGAACAAAAATTACACCAGTTGGGTATCTATACCTTTGATCAGGTAAGTAGAATGACCGATAGAGAATACGACCTGCTGGACAGCATAATAGATGAGTTCCCAGGAAGAGCCAAGAGAGATGACTGGGCCGGGCAGGCAACTAAACTTAAAAATAATTCATAG
- a CDS encoding TAT-variant-translocated molybdopterin oxidoreductase: protein MASNKKYWKSVEELKENSSIVETLKQNEFVEEIPTDDFLGDKETLEASSTTRRDFLKYVGFTTAAASLAACEGPVIKSIPYVVAPDEIVPGVANYYASSIGDGFDFANVLVKTREGRPIKIERNDLAKNNEVNARVQASVLSLYDKNRLMAPRVGDEEVSWDDFNAGVVATLSQMTGKDVVLLTQTFASPTTSKLIQEFITQFPHVRHVVYDTVSSSEAADAYQAKYGSRGLADYDFSKAEVIVSVGADFLGDWQGGGYSPGYIENRVPKNGKMSRHIQFEANMTLSGANADKRVPVKPSDQKKIVMALTGGSMSGLPEGVAEAVRAAKAELDRAGNKGVIVTGLPDVAAQSAVLNYNESRGSMAMDTDKPRLTSMGNTAEVTAVMNGVVSGSIKGLITVGVDPVYSFPHPSFADAYKNLELSLAFSMKEDATASLAKMVAATPHYLESWGDIQTKKGNFGITQPAIRPLFNTKQFQECLLKWSGNDKPYYDYLRENWETNILAGASWNKAVQDGVFESDVELEVLETTPALNTLESSTSEGALLANSQEGGMELTLYTKTSMGDGQQANNPWLQEMPDPITRAAWDNYVTMSASDAEAMGIENFNVANGALNGSYVNVSMGDVTVENVPVIIQPGQAKGSIGLALGYGKTAAIQTEMQTGVNAFPLYNNFNAVQNVSVTKTSGIHEFACVQLQNTMMGRDIIRETTLEIFNTKDASVWNAMPMVSKDHKEIPVTSPDADLWDSFDRSVGHHFNLSIDLNACTGCGACVIACNAENNVPVVGKNEIRKSRSMHWLRIDRYYSSQESFAVDLDKKENISGLGSSLSEFGELEQASENPQVAFQPVMCQHCNHAPCETVCPVAATSHGRQGQNHMAYNRCVGTRYCANNCPYKVRRFNWFLYAENDEFDYHMNNDLGRMVLNPDVVVRSRGVMEKCSMCIQMTQKTILDAKRDGRPIKDGEFKTACSSACNTGAIVFGDVNDHESEVYKKKHDDRMYHLLEAVGTKPNVMYQTQVRNTKEA from the coding sequence ATGGCATCAAACAAGAAATACTGGAAAAGTGTTGAAGAACTGAAAGAAAACAGTTCTATTGTTGAGACGCTGAAACAAAACGAATTTGTTGAAGAGATTCCCACAGACGATTTTCTTGGGGATAAAGAAACTCTTGAAGCTTCATCAACCACACGACGCGATTTCTTAAAATATGTTGGGTTTACAACTGCAGCGGCCTCATTGGCTGCCTGTGAAGGGCCGGTGATCAAATCCATCCCTTACGTTGTGGCTCCGGACGAAATTGTTCCCGGTGTGGCAAATTACTACGCATCTTCCATTGGTGATGGATTCGATTTCGCCAACGTATTGGTAAAGACTCGTGAAGGGCGTCCTATTAAAATAGAGCGTAACGATCTTGCAAAGAACAATGAGGTAAATGCTCGTGTTCAGGCGTCTGTTCTATCGTTGTACGACAAGAACAGGTTGATGGCCCCCAGAGTAGGAGATGAAGAAGTAAGTTGGGACGACTTCAACGCGGGTGTAGTTGCTACCCTGAGTCAGATGACAGGCAAAGATGTTGTACTTCTTACGCAAACTTTCGCCAGCCCTACCACCTCAAAATTAATTCAGGAATTTATTACTCAGTTCCCTCATGTTCGTCATGTAGTTTATGATACAGTTTCTTCTTCGGAAGCGGCAGATGCCTACCAGGCGAAATACGGAAGCCGTGGCTTGGCAGATTACGATTTTTCCAAAGCGGAAGTGATCGTCTCTGTGGGTGCAGATTTCTTAGGTGACTGGCAAGGTGGAGGTTACTCCCCGGGTTATATTGAAAATCGTGTTCCGAAGAATGGTAAGATGTCACGACATATTCAGTTTGAGGCGAATATGACTCTATCCGGAGCTAACGCAGATAAGCGAGTTCCTGTAAAACCTTCAGATCAGAAAAAAATAGTTATGGCTTTAACAGGAGGCAGCATGTCCGGATTACCGGAGGGCGTTGCCGAAGCTGTTAGAGCTGCAAAAGCCGAGCTTGATCGTGCCGGAAATAAAGGCGTGATCGTTACAGGTCTGCCCGATGTGGCTGCCCAATCGGCTGTATTAAATTACAATGAGTCCAGAGGAAGTATGGCTATGGATACCGATAAGCCTCGCCTTACCTCAATGGGGAACACCGCCGAAGTCACAGCCGTGATGAACGGGGTTGTTTCAGGGAGTATAAAAGGACTTATCACAGTAGGAGTAGATCCGGTTTATTCCTTCCCTCATCCATCGTTTGCCGATGCGTATAAAAATCTGGAGCTGTCTCTTGCCTTCTCTATGAAGGAGGACGCTACTGCTTCTCTTGCAAAAATGGTGGCGGCAACGCCTCACTATTTGGAGAGTTGGGGCGATATTCAAACCAAGAAAGGGAATTTTGGGATCACACAACCCGCTATCAGACCTCTTTTCAACACAAAACAATTTCAGGAATGTCTGTTGAAATGGTCTGGTAATGACAAACCATACTACGATTACCTACGCGAGAATTGGGAAACCAATATTCTTGCCGGAGCCTCCTGGAACAAAGCTGTTCAGGATGGAGTTTTCGAAAGTGATGTTGAACTGGAAGTTCTGGAAACTACACCCGCACTAAATACACTTGAGAGCAGTACTTCTGAAGGCGCTTTATTAGCGAATTCACAAGAAGGTGGTATGGAACTTACCTTATATACCAAAACTTCGATGGGTGATGGACAACAGGCAAACAACCCTTGGTTGCAAGAGATGCCCGATCCTATTACCCGAGCTGCCTGGGATAATTATGTTACCATGTCTGCTTCAGATGCTGAAGCCATGGGAATTGAAAACTTCAATGTAGCCAATGGTGCGCTAAACGGAAGTTATGTGAATGTCTCTATGGGAGATGTTACTGTTGAAAATGTACCGGTGATAATTCAGCCTGGTCAGGCAAAAGGATCCATTGGTTTAGCCTTGGGTTATGGTAAGACGGCTGCAATTCAAACCGAAATGCAAACTGGAGTTAATGCCTTCCCTTTGTACAACAATTTTAATGCTGTACAGAATGTAAGTGTTACCAAAACAAGTGGTATCCATGAGTTTGCTTGTGTTCAGCTACAAAATACGATGATGGGTCGTGATATTATTCGCGAAACTACCCTCGAGATATTTAATACAAAAGATGCTTCGGTATGGAATGCCATGCCAATGGTTTCTAAAGATCATAAGGAAATTCCTGTGACATCTCCGGATGCCGACCTTTGGGATTCTTTTGATCGTTCGGTAGGACATCACTTTAACTTATCCATAGACCTGAACGCTTGTACAGGTTGTGGGGCATGTGTTATTGCTTGTAATGCTGAAAATAATGTGCCCGTAGTTGGTAAGAACGAGATTCGAAAGAGTAGAAGCATGCACTGGCTTCGTATCGACCGGTATTATTCGAGTCAGGAGTCGTTCGCGGTAGATCTTGATAAAAAAGAAAATATTTCCGGTCTGGGAAGTTCGCTTTCCGAATTCGGAGAACTGGAACAAGCTTCCGAGAATCCACAGGTTGCCTTTCAACCTGTAATGTGTCAGCACTGTAACCATGCTCCTTGTGAGACGGTTTGTCCGGTAGCGGCTACATCACATGGACGCCAGGGACAAAACCACATGGCCTATAACCGTTGTGTTGGTACGCGTTACTGTGCAAACAACTGTCCATATAAGGTTCGTCGTTTCAACTGGTTCTTATATGCCGAGAATGATGAGTTCGATTATCATATGAATAACGACCTTGGAAGAATGGTCTTAAATCCGGATGTAGTGGTGAGATCACGTGGAGTAATGGAAAAATGCTCGATGTGTATTCAGATGACTCAGAAAACCATTTTAGATGCAAAACGGGATGGAAGACCGATCAAGGATGGAGAATTTAAAACAGCATGTTCTTCGGCATGTAACACAGGGGCTATTGTCTTTGGTGATGTGAACGATCACGAAAGTGAGGTTTATAAGAAGAAGCATGACGACAGGATGTATCATTTACTTGAAGCAGTTGGAACAAAGCCAAATGTGATGTACCAGACTCAGGTAAGGAACACAAAAGAAGCTTAA
- a CDS encoding c-type cytochrome: MIKVKFRNLPTQLSLLLLALLLTFSTTTYAQEEMAAATTETAPATGVGDAAAGKTLFNANCAACHKLYKKGVGPALFGVGDKYDKEWLYKWIRNSQDFIKSGDPKAIAIFEENNQSVMTAFPALSDTDIDNIIAYTYTPKPEPTVAVTGATGGGGGNGDGPTNNIILAALALIFLLLVVMLVLVNKTLRRIAEANGVEYEVSEKRPPIWKAFVQNQFLVFVTSIFLLLASGYFAYGWMMQIGVDQGYAPVQPIHYSHKIHAGDNQIDCNYCHSSARKSKHSGIPSLNVCMNCHKMISEYNGEEDVENGYTKEFYTNEIKKLYEAVGWDESTQSYTGEEKPVKWVRIHNLPDFAYFNHSQHVTVAGIECQTCHGPVEEMEIMSQFSPLTMGWCINCHRETNVDLKGNEYYKKIHEELSKKYGVDQLTIAQMGGLECGKCHY; encoded by the coding sequence ATGATAAAGGTGAAGTTTCGAAATCTACCAACTCAATTGTCACTTCTGTTGTTAGCTCTTCTGCTAACGTTTTCAACAACCACATACGCACAGGAAGAGATGGCCGCTGCCACAACCGAAACTGCTCCGGCTACCGGGGTTGGTGATGCGGCTGCTGGAAAGACCCTCTTCAATGCCAACTGTGCTGCCTGCCACAAGCTCTACAAAAAAGGAGTAGGGCCTGCTTTATTTGGCGTGGGTGACAAATACGATAAAGAATGGCTATACAAATGGATTCGAAACAGTCAGGATTTTATTAAATCCGGCGACCCGAAGGCAATCGCCATTTTCGAAGAGAACAACCAATCGGTTATGACCGCCTTTCCGGCGTTAAGCGATACCGATATCGATAATATTATCGCCTATACCTATACCCCAAAACCAGAACCAACTGTAGCTGTTACTGGAGCCACCGGTGGTGGAGGTGGAAATGGAGACGGCCCAACCAATAACATCATCCTTGCGGCACTTGCCTTGATCTTTTTATTGTTGGTGGTCATGCTGGTGTTAGTTAATAAGACACTTCGCAGGATCGCAGAGGCCAATGGTGTGGAATATGAAGTTAGCGAGAAACGTCCTCCTATCTGGAAAGCATTTGTACAAAATCAGTTCCTTGTATTTGTTACCTCAATTTTCTTATTGCTGGCTTCCGGTTATTTTGCCTATGGCTGGATGATGCAAATAGGTGTAGACCAGGGTTATGCTCCGGTTCAACCAATTCACTACTCTCATAAAATTCACGCAGGGGACAACCAGATAGATTGTAATTACTGTCACAGCTCTGCAAGAAAGAGTAAGCATTCAGGGATTCCTTCTCTAAATGTATGTATGAACTGTCACAAAATGATCTCCGAATATAACGGAGAGGAAGATGTTGAGAACGGGTACACAAAAGAATTCTATACCAATGAGATCAAGAAGTTATACGAAGCCGTTGGATGGGATGAGAGTACACAATCTTATACCGGAGAAGAGAAGCCTGTGAAATGGGTTCGTATCCACAACCTGCCAGATTTTGCATATTTCAATCACTCGCAACACGTTACTGTGGCGGGAATTGAATGTCAGACTTGCCATGGTCCTGTTGAAGAAATGGAGATCATGTCGCAGTTTTCTCCGCTTACCATGGGATGGTGTATCAACTGTCACAGGGAAACTAATGTAGATCTTAAAGGCAACGAATACTACAAGAAGATACACGAAGAACTTTCGAAGAAGTATGGAGTAGATCAGTTAACCATCGCACAGATGGGTGGACTGGAATGTGGTAAGTGTCACTATTAA
- a CDS encoding SPOR domain-containing protein, producing MRLSHFHKLFIFSILICFTVNNISAQQATVTVNQDAQIPQLLELKKSLEKENKLSDGYTIQLYYGELNRANSVIRKYRNIYSAWPASIEYETPNYKVWVGNFSTRLEADRALIEIQRDFSSAFILKPERKKKSK from the coding sequence ATGCGATTATCACATTTTCATAAACTATTTATTTTCAGTATATTAATCTGTTTTACTGTTAACAATATCTCTGCTCAACAGGCAACGGTCACAGTAAATCAGGATGCACAAATTCCTCAATTACTCGAGTTGAAAAAAAGCCTCGAGAAAGAAAATAAATTAAGCGACGGATATACAATACAGTTGTATTACGGAGAACTAAATAGGGCAAATTCGGTGATTAGAAAATACCGAAACATTTATTCGGCTTGGCCTGCCTCTATCGAATACGAAACACCCAATTATAAAGTTTGGGTTGGAAACTTTTCTACCCGTCTGGAAGCAGACAGGGCACTAATTGAAATTCAGCGGGATTTCTCCTCGGCTTTTATACTGAAACCGGAGCGCAAAAAGAAAAGTAAATAA
- a CDS encoding DinB family protein, with protein MKKLLLPLVCVLLLSFTISDGGLTKEERKMAVAEMTNSHDHLMIALHGLSEAQLNYKMTPDSWSIAECVEHIAISEDTFAGMLQGLLKTEADPANRDKVSVGDKDLIAMMVDRTNKVKTQEPFEPSGKYGSHEATLKAFKSARKKNIDFVNTSNADFRNRVQEFPFGTVDAFQVVLFMSAHSERHVRQIEEIKTSADFPKN; from the coding sequence ATGAAGAAACTACTATTACCACTGGTATGCGTCCTTTTATTGAGCTTCACAATATCTGATGGTGGACTCACTAAGGAAGAACGTAAAATGGCCGTTGCCGAAATGACCAATTCGCACGACCACCTCATGATAGCACTTCACGGGCTTAGCGAGGCACAATTGAATTATAAGATGACCCCCGATTCCTGGTCTATTGCAGAATGTGTTGAACATATTGCAATTTCCGAAGATACTTTTGCCGGGATGCTACAGGGACTTTTAAAGACAGAAGCAGATCCTGCTAACAGGGATAAGGTTTCGGTTGGGGATAAGGACCTCATCGCTATGATGGTGGACCGCACTAATAAGGTGAAAACTCAAGAACCATTCGAGCCTTCCGGAAAGTATGGCTCGCACGAAGCAACGCTGAAAGCGTTTAAATCGGCCAGAAAAAAGAATATAGATTTTGTGAATACCAGCAATGCCGATTTCAGAAATCGTGTTCAGGAGTTTCCCTTCGGAACTGTAGACGCCTTTCAGGTAGTTTTGTTCATGTCTGCACACAGCGAACGACATGTTAGGCAGATCGAGGAGATCAAGACAAGTGCCGATTTTCCGAAGAACTAA
- the infB gene encoding translation initiation factor IF-2: MAEVKTMRLSKVLREFNISLDRAVEFLSSKGYEVEARPTTKITAEEYEVLFDEFQTDKSKKVASKEVGEEKRKEKEELRIAREKEQEEKEKKSASKVIKAEAKLDGPKQVGKIDLEDSKEKKKEAAKVEAKTEVVEEVVEEKPKVAKTKEKATTTAKVEKEPVEEAVEEVPEDNSKKVVETNYQKLDGPNFTGKKIDLSQFKKPEKKKEEKKDDAKDKEKKSRRRRISKEPSKGAGNQRDNRGRRGRSNIPKEEPSEEEVQKQVRETLEKLQGKSSKGKGAKYRREKRDIHRQKSEEELAQQEAESTVLKVTEFVTVSEVATMMNVPVTEVISACMSLGMMVTMNQRLDAETLTIVADEFGYQVEFVTADIEEAIHEEEDAPEDLEPRAPIVTVMGHVDHGKTSLLDYIREENVIAGESGGITQHIGAYGVTLENGQKIAFLDTPGHEAFTAMRARGAQVTDLAIIVIAADDDIMPQTKEAISHAQAAGVPIVFAINKVDKPTANPDKIKEGLANMNLLVEDWGGKIQSHDISAKTGEGVKELLEKVLLEAELLELKANPNRNAYGTVVEAFLDKGRGYVSTILVQGGTLEVGDYVLAGQHSGKVKAMQDERGKKIKKAGPSTPVSILGLDGAPQAGDKFNVFEDEREAKDIANKRMQLQREQSVRTQRHITLDEIGRRIALGEFKELNIILKGDVDGSVEALTDSFLKLSTEEIQVNIIHKGVGAITESDVLLASASDAIIIGFNVRPMGNARQIADKEEIDIRTYSIIYDAINDLKDAMEGMLSPELKEEITGTAEIRETFKISKVGTIAGCMVTTGKILRNSGIRLIREGVVVHTGELESLKRFKDDVKEVAKGYDCGIQLKNYNDIKEGDIIEGFQEVEVKKKL, from the coding sequence ATGGCTGAAGTAAAAACAATGAGGCTTAGTAAAGTACTTCGCGAATTCAATATCTCGCTGGATCGTGCCGTGGAATTTTTGAGTTCCAAAGGATACGAGGTAGAGGCACGCCCAACTACCAAGATCACGGCCGAGGAATACGAAGTGCTTTTCGACGAGTTCCAGACAGATAAGAGCAAAAAAGTAGCTTCCAAGGAAGTTGGGGAGGAAAAACGTAAGGAAAAGGAAGAACTACGTATAGCTCGCGAAAAGGAACAGGAAGAGAAGGAAAAGAAAAGTGCCTCCAAAGTTATTAAAGCCGAAGCCAAACTAGACGGCCCTAAACAGGTAGGAAAAATAGACCTTGAAGATTCTAAGGAAAAGAAAAAGGAAGCTGCCAAGGTAGAAGCCAAGACAGAGGTTGTCGAAGAAGTTGTAGAAGAAAAACCCAAAGTTGCAAAGACCAAGGAGAAAGCCACAACCACGGCTAAGGTGGAGAAGGAACCTGTTGAAGAAGCCGTAGAAGAAGTTCCTGAAGACAACAGTAAAAAAGTAGTAGAGACCAATTACCAGAAACTGGATGGTCCAAACTTCACCGGGAAGAAAATAGACCTTTCTCAATTTAAGAAACCTGAAAAGAAGAAGGAAGAGAAGAAAGATGACGCCAAGGACAAAGAGAAGAAGAGTCGCCGTAGACGAATAAGTAAAGAGCCTTCAAAAGGTGCAGGCAACCAAAGGGATAATCGCGGCCGAAGAGGCAGAAGCAATATTCCTAAGGAAGAGCCTAGCGAGGAAGAAGTGCAAAAGCAGGTACGGGAAACTCTTGAGAAACTACAAGGGAAATCCTCTAAAGGAAAGGGAGCCAAGTACCGACGAGAAAAAAGAGATATTCACCGCCAGAAATCGGAAGAGGAACTGGCTCAGCAGGAAGCAGAGAGCACAGTACTTAAAGTAACCGAATTCGTTACGGTGAGCGAAGTAGCTACCATGATGAATGTGCCGGTAACCGAAGTGATCTCGGCTTGTATGTCATTAGGAATGATGGTAACCATGAATCAGCGTCTCGACGCGGAGACACTTACAATCGTGGCAGATGAGTTTGGATATCAGGTAGAATTTGTAACTGCCGATATTGAAGAAGCCATCCATGAAGAGGAGGATGCTCCCGAAGATCTGGAGCCTCGTGCACCAATCGTTACCGTAATGGGTCACGTAGATCACGGTAAAACTTCACTACTGGATTACATTCGTGAGGAGAATGTTATTGCAGGAGAATCTGGGGGTATTACACAGCACATTGGTGCCTACGGTGTTACCCTAGAAAACGGACAAAAAATTGCATTCCTGGATACTCCGGGTCACGAGGCCTTTACCGCTATGCGTGCACGAGGAGCTCAGGTAACAGACCTTGCTATAATTGTGATCGCGGCCGATGATGATATTATGCCTCAGACCAAAGAGGCCATAAGTCATGCCCAGGCAGCCGGCGTTCCAATAGTTTTTGCCATCAATAAGGTGGACAAGCCAACCGCAAACCCCGATAAGATCAAAGAAGGTCTTGCCAATATGAATTTACTCGTTGAGGACTGGGGTGGAAAGATCCAATCACATGATATTTCCGCTAAAACCGGAGAAGGGGTAAAAGAGTTACTTGAAAAAGTTCTCCTTGAAGCAGAATTACTTGAGCTTAAAGCCAATCCAAATAGAAATGCCTACGGAACCGTAGTAGAAGCCTTCCTGGATAAAGGAAGAGGATATGTTTCAACCATACTTGTTCAGGGAGGTACCCTGGAAGTTGGGGATTATGTACTTGCCGGGCAGCACAGTGGAAAAGTGAAAGCCATGCAGGATGAGCGAGGTAAGAAAATTAAAAAGGCCGGGCCGTCAACACCAGTTTCCATACTAGGACTGGATGGAGCGCCCCAGGCAGGTGATAAGTTCAATGTTTTTGAAGATGAACGCGAAGCCAAGGATATTGCGAACAAGCGTATGCAGTTGCAACGTGAGCAGTCTGTAAGAACGCAGCGTCATATCACTCTTGATGAAATTGGAAGACGTATTGCTCTTGGAGAATTTAAAGAACTGAATATTATTCTGAAAGGTGATGTGGACGGATCTGTTGAAGCATTAACGGATTCCTTCCTGAAACTATCCACGGAAGAGATACAGGTGAATATTATTCACAAAGGTGTAGGTGCGATCACCGAAAGTGATGTACTACTTGCTTCGGCATCGGATGCGATCATTATCGGATTTAATGTTCGTCCTATGGGTAATGCAAGGCAGATCGCCGATAAGGAAGAGATCGATATTAGAACGTATTCCATCATCTATGATGCTATAAACGACTTGAAAGATGCGATGGAGGGAATGTTGTCTCCGGAGTTGAAAGAGGAGATCACTGGAACCGCCGAGATACGCGAGACTTTCAAGATATCGAAAGTTGGAACTATCGCAGGATGTATGGTGACCACCGGAAAGATCTTAAGAAACTCCGGTATCCGATTGATCCGCGAAGGCGTGGTTGTTCACACCGGCGAGCTGGAATCCCTTAAGAGGTTTAAGGATGATGTAAAAGAAGTAGCCAAAGGTTACGACTGTGGAATACAACTGAAGAATTACAACGATATAAAAGAAGGCGATATAATCGAAGGCTTCCAGGAAGTTGAGGTTAAGAAGAAGTTATAA